A single Primulina eburnea isolate SZY01 chromosome 11, ASM2296580v1, whole genome shotgun sequence DNA region contains:
- the LOC140804818 gene encoding nicotinamide/nicotinic acid mononucleotide adenylyltransferase-like isoform X2 — translation MATSEIKSVECISASYDVADEELQSLVPFRPPLMSALDSALPRDKLTLKSIHQNGLSSSERQRNVYVVLVATGSFNPPTYMHLRCFELARDALNSQGFCVIGGYISPVNDAYKKKGLLPAQHRVTMCDLACRSSNFIMVDSWEASQDTYQRTLTVLSRIRTSLCESGCVSHESLKVMLLCGSDLLESFTVPGVWIREQVKTICRDFGLVCIRRDGQDVENIVLNDDILNEFKDNIKIVDEVVPNGISSTGLRECISRRQSVKYLTADEVIDYIQQNNLYTRHTEDYPING, via the exons ATGGCAACATCTGAAATCAAAAGCGTTGAATGCATCTCGGCATCGTATGACGTTGCAGATGAAGAGTTGCAATCATTAGTGCCATTCCGCCCCCCTTTGATGTCAGCTCTTGATTCGG CACTGCCGCGGGATAAATTAACCTTGAAATCCATCCATCAAAATGGTTTATCCAGCTCTGAGAGACA GAGAAATGTTTATGTGGTACTGGTTGCAACTGGAAGTTTCAATCCTCCTACATACATGCACTTGCGTTGTTTTG AGCTTGCAAGAGACGCATTAAATTCGCAAGGGTTCTGTGTCATTGGTGGTTATATCTCACCTGTAAATGATGCATACAAAAAGAAG GGTCTTTTACCTGCTCAACATCGTGTTACCATGTGTGATCTCGCTTGTAGAAGTTCTAACTTTATTATGGTGGATTCATGGGAG GCAAGTCAGGATACCTACCAGCGCACATTAACAGTTTTGTCTAGAATTAGGACTTCTCTATGCGAGAGCGGATGTGTATCCCATG AGTCTCTGAAAGTCATGCTTCTTTGTGGTTCTGATCTATTAGAATCTTTCACCGTTCCCGGAGTTTGGATTCGTGAACAG GTAAAAACTATATGTAGAGACTTTGGGTTGGTTTGCATCCGTAGAGATGGTCAAGACGTCGAGAATATCGTATTgaatgatgatattttgaatGAATTCAAG GATAATATCAAGATTGTCGATGAAGTTGTACCGAATGGGATCAGTTCGACAGGCTTGAG AGAATGCATTTCAAGACGGCAGTCGGTGAAATATTTGACAGCAGACGAAGTAATTGACTATATCCAACAAAATAACTTGTACACAAGACACACAGAAGATTATCCTATCAACGGATGA
- the LOC140804818 gene encoding nicotinamide/nicotinic acid mononucleotide adenylyltransferase-like isoform X3 — protein sequence MATSEIKSVECISASYDVADEELQSLVPFRPPLMSALDSALPRDKLTLKSIHQNGLSSSERQRNVYVVLVATGSFNPPTYMHLRCFELARDALNSQGFCVIGGYISPVNDAYKKKGLLPAQHRVTMCDLACRSSNFIMVDSWEASQDTYQRTLTVLSRIRTSLCESGCVSHESLKVMLLCGSDLLESFTVPGVWIREQVKTICRDFGLVCIRRDGQDVENIVLNDDILNEFKDNIKIVDEVVPNGISSTGLSFHAQRMHFKTAVGEIFDSRRSN from the exons ATGGCAACATCTGAAATCAAAAGCGTTGAATGCATCTCGGCATCGTATGACGTTGCAGATGAAGAGTTGCAATCATTAGTGCCATTCCGCCCCCCTTTGATGTCAGCTCTTGATTCGG CACTGCCGCGGGATAAATTAACCTTGAAATCCATCCATCAAAATGGTTTATCCAGCTCTGAGAGACA GAGAAATGTTTATGTGGTACTGGTTGCAACTGGAAGTTTCAATCCTCCTACATACATGCACTTGCGTTGTTTTG AGCTTGCAAGAGACGCATTAAATTCGCAAGGGTTCTGTGTCATTGGTGGTTATATCTCACCTGTAAATGATGCATACAAAAAGAAG GGTCTTTTACCTGCTCAACATCGTGTTACCATGTGTGATCTCGCTTGTAGAAGTTCTAACTTTATTATGGTGGATTCATGGGAG GCAAGTCAGGATACCTACCAGCGCACATTAACAGTTTTGTCTAGAATTAGGACTTCTCTATGCGAGAGCGGATGTGTATCCCATG AGTCTCTGAAAGTCATGCTTCTTTGTGGTTCTGATCTATTAGAATCTTTCACCGTTCCCGGAGTTTGGATTCGTGAACAG GTAAAAACTATATGTAGAGACTTTGGGTTGGTTTGCATCCGTAGAGATGGTCAAGACGTCGAGAATATCGTATTgaatgatgatattttgaatGAATTCAAG GATAATATCAAGATTGTCGATGAAGTTGTACCGAATGGGATCAGTTCGACAGGCTTGAG TTTCCATGCCCAGAGAATGCATTTCAAGACGGCAGTCGGTGAAATATTTGACAGCAGACGAAGTAATTGA
- the LOC140804818 gene encoding uncharacterized protein isoform X1 — protein sequence MSMLKPLSRGNDGESVNRSYSFLRDHKHCTCNSSSHDFLHDNKLLLLLKDENLGKSCSCGQTNVSELDVTLFNENAKVSGENQLIEEYCETFSENSAAFCLGKPSKNSCSNAKSDQDRWLRELESIADESFERASMSKDLKESWHPITNLIYLDCERSEKNCSDLDSQWSEITKIEPWWHSADKDDVASFISRRSSSHIINCDLPEPQALHFEKGSDNGVNCFDQVKEQMENKKEKVLRAADCSLGKGAGLMECTFQGSDETFSNGNFGTIKVDSSVTPGQESCDLNKTQLLEALCHSQTRAREAEKLAQDACDEKDHIIELFFRQASYLFAYKQWIRILQIETLCLQHGSKSHLPSVKNIVSGKNRHKIRTKPGKGGCCICKCAFAFALGLSLAGAGLLVGWTIGWLFSAF from the exons ATGTCTATGTTGAAACCATTATCACGTGGCAATGATGGTGAGTCAGTCAATAGGTCATATAGTTTTCTCCGGGATCACAAGCATTGCACATGTAATTCTTCAAGTCACGATTTTTTGCATGACAACAAATTGTTATTGTTGTTAAAAGATGAAAATCTTGGGAAAAGTTGCTCCTGCGGCCAAACAAACGTGTCGGAACTAGATGTCACACTCTTTAATGAAAATGCGAAAGTAAGTGGAGAGAACCAGCTTATTGAGGAATATTGTGAAACCTTTTCCGAAAATTCTGCTGCTTTTTGTTTGGGCAAGCCATCAAAGAATAGTTGTTCTAATGCTAAAAGCGATCAAGATAGATGGTTGCGGGAACTTGAGTCCATTGCTGATGAAAGTTTTGAAAGGGCATCGATGAGCAAGGACTTGAAAGAGTCCTGGCACCCAATTactaatttaatatatttggaCTGTGAACGGTCAGAGAAAAATTGCTCTGATCTGGATTCTCAGTGGAGCGAAATTACGAAGATTGAACCATGGTGGCATTCAGCTGATAAAGATGACGTAGCATCCTTTATTTCTCGGAGGTCATCTTCCCACATCATAAATTGTGATCTGCCAGAACCTCAGGCCTTGCATTTTGAGAAGGGGTCAGATAATGGTGTAAACTGTTTTGACCAGGTAAAAGAACAAATGGAAAATAAAAAGGAGAAGGTTTTGCGTGCGGCCGACTGTTCTCTAGGAAAAGGTGCAGGATTAATGGAGTGCACATTTCAAGGTTCGGATGAAACATTCAG CAATGGCAACTTTGGTACAATCAAAGTTGATTCATCAGTTACCCCAGGACAAGAAAGTTGCGACCTCAACAAAACTCAGCTTTTAGAGGCACTCTGCCATTCTCAAACCCGTGCAAGAGAAGCCGAGAAGTTAGCACAGGATGCCTGTGATGAGAAGGACCACATAATCGAACTTTTTTTCAGACAGGCATCTTATCTGTTTGCTTATAAGCAATGGATCCGAATTCTGCAAATTGAGACACTTTGTCTCCAGCATGGGAGTAAAAGTCACCTCCCATCAGTTAAAAACATTGTATCGGGAAAGAACAGGCATAAGATCAGAACAAAACCGGGTAAAGGTGGATGTTGCATATGCAAATGTGCTTTTGCTTTTGCACTAGGATTGAGCCTTGCTGGTGCTGGTTTGCTTGTCGGCTGGACCATCGGATGGCTATTTTCAGCTTTCTAA
- the LOC140804656 gene encoding uncharacterized protein, with product MMDSFSDFAEGSRFFDALEQMSPTFDSVDGCPGYKDWEYDVWISSPLSIDERRRKFVRWMGLNKNGLEGGDSVDVCDNSEDGCVFRGNVGRVMQNTGAVLRTSGVEDEFSSSRSSLSSWSTDDLDLLSGADLLEGRICCGISDGGSEYSVDQWGGDKRIEKIRDTNSQVPIFGESKNDSQSAKSVQQLVQRELEGNENATKTTNRAKDRWSRLRYLTCMMGMNMRNGTVESNNLSQVRERGFQRVGVRNYRRRLKELSALFVGQDFQAHEGSILAMKFSHDGKYLASAGEDKLVKVWQVLEDERSDIFDIADVDPSCVYFSVNHLSELRPLTSQNGSVNKSKNLKKTPDSACIIFPPKVFRILEKPLHVFHGHKGEILDLSWSKNDCLLSSSVDKTVRLWRVGLDQCLKVFSHTDYVTCIQFNPVNDDYFISGSIDGKVRIWEINGCHVVNWTEIKDIITAISYRPDGQSGVIGSITGICRYFNISDDQIQLEAQICVGGKKKTSCRRITGFQFLPQDPSKLLVTCADSQVRVLNGMDVMIKYKGLRNAVNQISASFTSDGKHIVSASEDSNVYIWNYTCPGTSTFSQSKSVRSFESFPSDASVVIPWSGLKIRNSESELKSRKHNTPINSLLFSPSTYLSSGQEFFLESNLKGSATWPEEKLPTTIPGSASSSMCKSRYKLLKTSCQSSSTSHAWGLVLVTASWNGKIKSFHNYGLPIPP from the exons atgatGGATAGTTTCAGCGACTTTGCGGAAGGTTCCCGATTTTTTGATGCATTAGAGCAAATGTCACCGACATTTGATTCTGTTGATGGTTGCCCTGGTTACAAAGATTGGGAATATGATGTGTGGATTAGTAGTCCCCTAAGTATTGATGAACGTCGAAGGAAATTTGTTCGATGGATGGGATTGAATAAAAATGGGTTAGAAGGAGGTGATTCGGTTGATGTATGTGACAATAGTGAAGATGGTTGTGTGTTTAGAGGTAATGTTGGCAGAGTTATGCAGAATACCGGGGCTGTTCTGAGAACTTCAGGTGTCGAAGACGAGTTTTCTTCTAGCCGCTCTTCTTTGTCGAGTTGGTCTACTgatgatttggatttgttaAGCGGAGCGGATTTACTTGAAGGTAGGATCTGCTGTGGGATTTCTGATGGTGGAAGTGAATACTCTGTGGACCAATGGGGGGGAGATAAGAGGATAGAAAAAATTCGGGACACAAATTCCCAAGTTCCAATATTTGGGGAGTCTAAGAATGATTCTCAATCAGCTAAATCGGTTCAGCAACTTGTACAAAGAGAGCTGGAGGGAAATGAAAAtgcaacaaaaacaacaaatagGGCGAAGGATAGGTGGAGTAGATTGCGTTACCTGACTTGTATGATGGGCATGAATATGAGAAATGGTACTGTGGAGTCAAATAACTTGAGCCAAGTTCGAGAGAGGGGGTTTCAGAGAGTTGGAGTTCGCAATTATCGAAGAAGGTTGAAGGAACTCTCAGCCCTTTTCGTGGGACAAGATTTCCAAGCCCACGAGGGTTCAATATTGGCTATGAAATTTAGTCATGACGGTAAGTACCTGGCAAGTGCGGGAGAAGATAAGCTTGTGAAAGTGTGGCAAGTGCTGGAAGATGAAAGATCAGATATATTTGACATTGCAGATGTGGATCCATCATGTGTGTACTTCTCAGTAAACCATTTGTCTGAATTAAGACCTCTTACGTCACAGAATGGTAGTGttaacaaatccaagaatcttAAAAAAACACCAGATTCGGCATGCATTATCTTCCCTCCAAAGGTTTTCAGAATCTTGGAGAAGCCACTGCACGTGTTCCATGGACACAAAGGAGAGATCTTGGATCTTTCTTGGTCAAAGAATGAT TGTTTGCTTTCATCATCGGTTGATAAAACTGTTCGTTTGTGGCGGGTTGGACTTGATCAGTGTCTCAAGGTTTTCTCTCATACTGACTATG TGACCTGCATTCAGTTTAACCCTGTGAATGATGATTACTTCATCAGTGGTTCTATTGACGGGAAGGTTCGAATTTGGGAAATAAATGGCTGTCATGTTGTGAATTGGACGGAAATAAAGGACATAATAACTGCCATTTCTTACCGCCCTGATGGTCAG AGTGGTGTTATTGGCTCCATTACCGGTATCTGTCGATATTTTAACATATCAG ATGATCAAATTCAATTGGAAGCTCAGATATGCGTAGGTGGTAAGAAGAAAACATCCTGTAGAAGAATAACCGGCTTCCAG TTTTTACCACAAGACCCGAGCAAACTATTGGTAACATGTGCCGATTCACAAGTCAGAGTTCTTAATGGGATGGATGTGATGATCAAGTACAAAG GTCTGCGAAATGCTGTGAATCAGATTTCCGCTTCATTTACTTCAGACGGCAAACACATTGTCTCCGCGTCTGAGGATTCAAATGTCTATATTTGGAACTACACCTGTCCTGGTACATCTACTTTTTCGCAGTCAAAATCCGTTAGATCCTTCGAGAGTTTCCCCTCAGATGCTTCCGTTGTCATACCTTGGTCCGGCCTGAAAATCAGAAACTCAGAAAGCGAGttgaaatcaagaaaacacaATACTCCTATAAATTCATTGCTTTTTTCACCGTCCACTTACCTCTCTTCGGGGCAAGAATTTTTCCTCGAATCAAACCTGAAGGGATCCGCCACTTGGCCTGAGGAAAAGCTTCCAACTACCATTCCTGGGTCTGCATCATCTTCAATGtgtaaatctcggtacaaactTCTCAAGACTTCTTGCCAGAGTTCATCCACTTCTCATGCATGGGGTCTGGTACTTGTTACCGCAAGTTGGAATGGAAAAATCAAATCTTTCCACAATTACGGTTTACCTATTCCCCCATAA
- the LOC140804465 gene encoding dof zinc finger protein DOF3.7-like, whose translation MDASQWTQGIEAFVNSRPLGIEKKQRPPKDEVLNCPRCNSINTKFCYYNNHSLFQPRYFCKTCRRYWTNGGSLRNVPVGGGSRKNRRSSPSSKKSAQNHVPSKVSPQNPDVQEGQTLNLAFNPSTSFNSFNGVSQFVGLPVYLNIPHNPNSSQSWGLTSSFVNDPMPIAEDTNSIIYSSGLVSTQEFKPCLNFSSDWVENRYVNLQGVDQDRDNGSSSKFILPFEGLKANEELDQERSNGDIWNGMLAGRGPW comes from the exons ATGGATGCCTCTCAGTGGACACag GGTATTGAAGCTTTTGTAAACTCAAGGCCATTAGGCATAGAAAAGAAGCAAAGGCCACCAAAAGACGAAGTTTTAAACTGTCCAAGATGCAACTCAATCAACACAAAATTCTGTTACTACAATAACCACAGTTTATTCCAGCCAAGATACTTCTGCAAGACCTGTAGAAGGTATTGGACTAACGGAGGTTCTTTGAGAAATGTTCCTGTGGGGGGAGGTTCAAGAAAGAATCGAAGATCATCCCCGTCGTCGAAAAAATCAGCTCAAAATCACGTCCCATCAAAAGTTTCACCTCAAAACCCCGATGTTCAAGAAGGGCAAACCCTAAATTTGGCCTTTAATCCGTCCACTTCTTTTAACAGCTTTAATGGGGTGTCTCAGTTTGTTGGTCTGCCAGTTTATCTTAATATTCCTCACAACCCTAATAGCTCTCAATCATGGGGGTTAACTAGTTCTTTTGTTAATGATCCCATGCCAATTGCCGAGGATACCAACTCCATAATTTACTCATCTGGTTTAGTTTCTACGCAAGAATTTAAGCCATGCTTGAACTTTTCATCAGATTGGGTAGAAAATAGATATGTGAATTTGCAAGGAGTTGATCAAGATCGTGATAATGGAAGCTCATCAAAATTTATCCTCCCATTTGAGGGTTTGAAGGCAAATGAAGAATTGGATCAAGAAAGATCGAATGGAGATATTTGGAATGGAATGCTTGCTGGAAGAGGTCCATGGTGA